A window from Chiroxiphia lanceolata isolate bChiLan1 chromosome 3, bChiLan1.pri, whole genome shotgun sequence encodes these proteins:
- the PAPOLG gene encoding poly(A) polymerase gamma isoform X3, with protein sequence MSWCGSGEGCSWAPFAACPSTSRQQNQPQGHYGLTSPISLAPPSDIDHTHTQKLIEAMKPFGVFEDKDELYQRTTVLGKLNNLVREWISELAESKNLPPSIIEHLGGKIFTFGSYRLGVHTKGSDIDALCVAPSHVERSDFFQSFFEKLKNREEVKNLRAIEDAYVPVIKFDFDGIEIDLVFAKLSMPTVSDDLDLRDDSCLRSLDIRCIRSLNGSRVTDEILRLVPNLENFRLTLRAIKLWAKRRGVYSNMMGFLGGVSWAMLVARICQLYPNALASTLVNKFFLIFSKWDWPKPVLLKRLEESFLNLPVWDPRVNPSDRYHVMPIITPAYPQQNSTYNVSTSTRAVMVEEFQRGLEVTDEILKGKSDWSKLFEPLNFFQKYKHYIVLTASAFTEEHHLNWIGLVESKIRVLVGNLERNEFITIAHVQPQSFPGNENLYKQNGYVSMWFLGLVFKKVESAEKTNVDLTHGIQSFTDTVYRQASALNILKEGMKIEATYVKRKQLHYFLPAETLQKRKKQRVSDISQGNSGLQCKRSSLGESCSDSSKDRDSRAPSNSSLLNKISKLDTSTAETERNVACQSCSGANSVAEPSTSKGLCIPVPDPKMEASVALRTSGPPMGCTIPGYNTVSQLRTCFVQGHHKLSGTLITDPKSASPKQHYSPTSKVSRLPTPGECPQKAIDGEKLNVWDSDSTESGYPQDGRRRAAKNGVLDGKSMQIPVITSRSQGFKKNIQEEFRLLVSQT encoded by the exons ATGAGCTGGTGCGGCAGCGGCGAAGGGTGTAGCTGGGCTCCCTTCGCCGCATGTCCCAG tACTTCCAGGCAGCAGAACCAGCCTCAAGGGCACTATGGACTTACCTCTCCAATTAGCTTGGCTCCTCCTAGTGACATAGACCACACTCACACTCAGAAGCTGATTGAAGCCATGAAGCCATTTGGGGTGTTTGAAGATAAGGATGAACTGTACCAGAG gacaACTGTCCTTGGTAAACTGAATAACTTGGTCAGAGAATGGATTTCAGAACTCGCCGAGAGCAAG AATCTTCCCCCTTCAATAATAGAACATCTTGGTGGCAAGATATTTACATTTGGTTCCTACAGGCTTGGGGTGCACACCAAAG GCTCTGACATAGATGCCCTTTGTGTTGCTCCCAGCCATGTGGAAAGATcggatttttttcagtcattctttgagaaactgaaaaatcgAGAGGAAGTAAAAAACCTAAGA GCCATTGAGGATGCCTATGTACCAGTTATCAAATTTGACTTTGATGGCATTGAG ATTGATCTTGTGTTTGCAAAACTGTCCATGCCAACTGTGTCTGATGATCTCGATCTCAGAGACGACTCGTGCCTGAGGAGCCTGGATATAAGATGCATAAGGAGCTTAAATG GCAGCAGGGTTACTGATGAAATACTACGTTTGGTGCCAAATCTAGAGAACTTCCGCCTCACGCTCCGGGCAATTAAACTGTGGGCAAAAC GACGTGGTGTTTACTCCAACATGATGGGGTTTCTTGGTGGAGTTTCCTGGGCGATGCTGGTAGCGAGGATATGTCAGCTCTACCCGAACGCTTTGGCCTCTACTCTCGTCAACAAGttcttcttgattttttcaAAGTG GGATTGGCCGAAGCCGGTATTGCTGAAACGACTTGAAGAGAGCTTTCTTAATTTACCAGTATGGGACCCTAGG GTGAACCCATCAGACCGGTACCATGTGATGCCCATCATCACACCAGCCTATCCACAGCAGAACTCTACGTACAATGTGTCTACATCAACACGAGCAGTGATGGTAGAGGAGTTCCAACGTG GTCTTGAAGTTACAGATGAGATTCTCAAAGGAAAATCGGACTGGTCAAAGCTCTTTGAACCACTGAACTTCTTTCAGAAGTACAA ACATTATATTGTGCTCACTGCTAGTGCCTTTACAGAGGAGCATCACTTAAACTG GATTGGCCTTGTTGAGTCTAAAATTCGTGTGCTGGTCGGAAACTTGGAAAGGAATGAATTTATAACTATTGCACACGTACAACCACAGTCTTTCCCTGGCAATGAAAATCTCTATAAACA GAATGGGTATGTGTCAATGTGGTTTCTTGGACTTGTGTTTAAGAAAGTGGAAAGTGCAGAGAAGACTAATGTTGATTTAACCCATGGGATACAGTCGTTCACAGACACAG TTTACAGGCAGGCCAGTGCCCTCAATATCCTAAAGGAAGGCATGAAGATTGAGGCAACTTATGTGAAGAGAAAGcaactgcattattttttgcCAGCAGAAAccttacagaaaagaaagaag CAAAGAGTGTCAGATATTAGTCAAGGCAATAGTGGACTTCAATGCAAAAGGTCATCTTTAGGGGAAAGCTGTTCAGACAGTTCCAAAGACAGAGACTCCAGGGCACCATCTAATTCCTCTTTGTTAAATAAGATATCCAAATTGGACACCTCtacagcagagacagaaag AAATGTTGCATGTCAGAGTTGTAGTGGTGCCAACAGTGTAGCTGAGCCATCAACGTCTAAGGGACTCTGCATTCCCGTGCCTGACCCAA AAATGGAGGCTTCAGTTGCACTAAGAACATCGGGACCTCCAATGGGTTGCACCATTCCAGGATATAACACAGTTTCTCAGCTCAGAACGTGTTTTGTCCAAGGACACCATAAATTAAGTGGGACTCTAATCACGGATCCTAAGAGTGCTTCACCCAAACAGCATTATTCACCAACCTCTAAAGTATCTCGTCTGCCTACACCGGGAGAATGCCCCCAAAAAGCCATAGATGGAGAAAAG CTAAACGTCTGGGATTCAGATTCCACAGAAAGCGGATATCCTCAAgatgggaggaggagagctgcAAAAAAT GGTGTCCTTGATGGAAAATCCATGCAGATTCCAGTGATCACATCAAGATCACAG